The Pecten maximus chromosome 10, xPecMax1.1, whole genome shotgun sequence region cacactgccatcttgtgtaaactagtcatgaagtatatggtgtacacactgccatcttgtgtaaactagtcatgaagtatatggtgtacacactgctatcttgtgtaaactagtcatgaagtctgtggtgtacaaactgccatcttgtgtaaactagtaatgaagtctgtggtgtacacactgccaccttgtgtaaactagtcatgaagtctgtggtgtacacactgccatcttgtgtaaactagtcatgaagtctatggtgtacaaactgccatcttgtgtaaactagtaatgaagtctgtggtgtacacactgctatcttgtgtaaactagtaatgaagtctatggtgtacacactgccatcttgtgtaaactagtcatgaagtctatggtgtacacactgccatcttgtgtaaactagtcatgaagtctgtggtgtacacactgccatcttgtgtaaactagtcatgaagtctatggtgtacacactgccatcttgtgtaaactagtcatgaagtctatggtgtacacactgccatcttgtgtaaactagtcatgaagtctatggtctacacactgccatcttgtgtaaactagtcatgaagtctatggtctacacactgccatcttgtgtaaactagtcatgaagtctatggtgtacaaactgccatcttgtgtaaactagtaatgaagtctgtggtgtacacattgccatcttgtgtaaactagtcatgaagtctatggtgtacacactgccatcttgtgtaaactagtaatgaagtctatggtgtacacactgccatcttgtgtaaactagtaatgaagtctgtggtgtacacactgccatcttgtgtaaactagtcatgaagtctgtggtgtacacactgccatcttgtgtaaactagttatgaagtctgtggtgtacacactgccatcttgtgtaaactagtcatgaagtctatggtgtacacactgccatcttgtgtaaactagtcatgaagtctatggtgtacacactgccatcttgtgtaaactagtcatgaagtctatggtgtacacactgccatcttgtgtaaactagtcatgaagtctatggtctacacactgccatcttgtgtaaactagtcatgaagtctatggtctacacactgccatcttgtgtaaactagtcatgaagtctatggtgtacacactgccatcttgtgtaaactagtaatgaagtctaTGGTCTACACACTGCCaccttgtgtaaactagtcatgaagtctatggtgtacacactgccatcttgtgtaaactagtaattaagtctgtggtgtacacactgccatcttgtgtaaactagtcatgaagtctgtggtgtacacactgccatcttgtgtaaactagtaattaagtctgtggtgtacacactgccatcttgtgtaaactagtaattaagtctgtggtgtacacactgccatcttgtgtaaactagtaattaagtctgtggtgtacacactgccatcttgtgtaaactagtcatgaagtctgtggtgtacacactgccatcttgtgtaaactagtaatgaagtctgtggtgtacacactgccatcttgtgtaaactagtaatgaagtctgtggtgtacacactgccatcttgtgtaaactagtaatgaagtctatggtgtacacactgccatcttgtgtaaactagtcatgaagtatatggtgtacacactgccatcttgtgtaaactagtaatgaagtctgtggtgtacacactgccatcttgtgtaaactagtcatgaagtatatggtgtacacactgccatcttgtgtaaactagtaatgaagtctatggtgtacacactgccatcttgtgtaaactagtaatgaagtctgtggtgtacacactgccatcttgtgtaaactagtcatgaagtctatggtgtacacactgccatcttgtgtaaactagtcatgaagtctatggtgtacacactgccatcttgtgtaaactagtcatgaagtctgtggtgtacacactgccatcttgtgtaaactagtcatgaagtctatggtgtacacactgccatcttgtgtaaactagtcatgaagtctatggtgtacacactgccatcttgtgtaaactagtcatgaagtctgttggtgtacacactgccatcttgtgtaaactagtaatgaagtctgtggtgtacacactgccatcttgtgtaaactagtaatgaagtctatggtgtacacactgccatcttgtgtaaactagtaatgaagtctatggtgtacacactgccatcttgtgtaaactagtaatgaagtctatggtgtacacactgccatcttgtgtaaactagtcatgaagtctgtggtgtacacactgccatcttgtgtaaactagtaatgaagtctatggtgtacacactgccatcttgtgtaaactagttatgaagtctgtggtgtacacactgccatcttgtgtaaactagtcatgaagtctatggtgtacacactgccatcttgtgtaaactagtcatgaagtctatggtgtacacactgccatcttgtgtaaactagtaatgaagtaTACGGggtacacactgccatcttgtgtaaactagttatgaagtctgtggtgtacacactgccatcttgtgtaaactagtcatgaagtctgtggtgtacacactgccatcttgtgtaaactagtcatgaagtctgtggtctacacactgccatcttgtgtaaactagtcatgaagtctgtggtgtacacactgccatcttgtgtaaactagtcatgaagtatatggtgtacacactgccatcttgtgtaaactagtcatgaagtctatggtgtacacactgccatcttgtgtaaactagtcatgaagtctgtggtgtacacactgccatcttgtgtaaactagtcatgaagtctgtggtgtacacactgccatcttgtgtaaactagtaatgaagtctgtggtgtacacactgccatcttgtgtaaactagtcatgaagtatatggtgtacacactgccatcttgtgtaaactagtcctgaagtctatggtgtacacactgccatcttgtgtaaactagtaatgaagtctatggtgtacacactgccatcttgtgtaaactagtaatgaagtctgtggtgtacacactgccaccttgtgtaaactagtaatgaagtctgtggtgtacacactgccatcttgtgtaaactagtaatgaagtctgtggtgtacacactgccatcttgtgtaaactagtcatgaagtctgtggtgtacacactgccatcttgtgtaaactagtcatgaagtatgtggtgtacacactgccatcttgtgtaaactagtcctgaagtctatggtgtacacactgccatcttgtgtaaactagtaatgaagtctatggtgtacacactgccatcttgtgtaaactagtaatgaagtctgtggtgtacacactgccatcttgtgtaaactagtcatgaagtatatggtgtacacactgccatcttgtgtaaactagtcctgaagtctatggtgtacacactgccatcttgtgtaaactagtaatgaagtctatggtgtacacactgccatcttgtgtaaactagtaatgaagtctgtggtgtacacactgccatcttgtgtaaactagtcatgaagtatatggtgtacaaactgccatcttgtgtaaactagtaatgaagtctatggtgtacacactgccatcttgtgtaaactagtcatgaagtatatggtgtacacactgccatcttgtgtaaactagtcatgaagtctatggtgtacacactgccatcttgtgtaaactagtcatgaagtctgtggtgtacacactgccatcttgtgtaaactagtcatgaagtatatggtgtacacactgccatcttgtgtaaactagtcatgaagtctatggtgtacacactgccatcttgtgtaaactagtcatgaagtctgtggtgtacacactgccatcttgtgtaaactagtcatgaagtctatggtgtacacactgccatcttgtgtaaactagtcatgaagtctatggtctacacactgccatcttgtgtaaactagtaatgaagtctatggtgtacacactgccatcttgtgtaaactagtcatgaagtatatggtgtacacactgccatcttgtgtaaactagtcatgaagtctatggtgtacacactgccatcttgtgtaaactagtcatgaagtctgtggtgtacacactgccatcttgtgtaaactagtcatgaagtatatggtgtacacactgccatcttgtgtaaactagtcatgaagtctgtggtgtacacactgccatcttgtgtaaactagtaatgaagtaTATGGtctacacactgccatcttgtgtaaactagtaatgaagtctgtggtgtatacactgccatcttgtgtaaactagtcatgaagtctgtggtgtacaaactgccatcttgtgtaaactagtaatgaagtctgtgatgtacacactgccatcttgtgtaaactagtaatgaagtctgtggtgtacacactgccatcttgtgtaaactagtaatgaagtctgtgatgtacacactgccatcttgtgtaaactagtaatgaagtctgtggtgtacacactgccatcttgtgtaaactagtcataaagtatatggtgtacacactgccatcttgtgtaaactagtaatgaagtctgtggtgtacacactgctTCAATACGTCTTTATTCGTCATCACAGTTACATTCTGGTTGGAtgattatatttgtttaaaacaaaactgaTCCATTTAAAAGTTACGTCCCCTTTTCCTGCAACAGGAACATCCTGATGATTTATGTGAAAAGAGGTTACATTTGATGGTCTTGAGCATGCCCAGTAGGTTCGGACTGTCTATGACCAACAGGCCCACTGCCATGGTTACGAGGACAATCCCCGCTATGTATCCCACCACCTTTGATGACGTTCGCTGGTCTGGGGCAGACGTCAGGGTTCGCACGTACTTGGTCGTGGCTTTACGCTTCACCTGTAGTTTCTGCCTCAGTTCCGCCACCAGACCCTCCAACTGCTCCCGACTGTAGTTAGTATTTTTAGCAGAACATGCCCGGCACGTGCAGGTGCTGTTCACGACATTGTTAGTC contains the following coding sequences:
- the LOC117335328 gene encoding uncharacterized protein LOC117335328 — translated: MVTGDTTTLDLFETSTPPATDKLNGSSFTTETAADRTVNVSKQSPTMSSTDELATLTSEVTTHWPGGNTTNNVVNSTCTCRACSAKNTNYSREQLEGLVAELRQKLQVKRKATTKYVRTLTSAPDQRTSSKVVGYIAGIVLVTMAVGLLVIDSPNLLGMLKTIKCNLFSHKSSGCSCCRKRGRNF